The following are encoded together in the Flavihumibacter fluvii genome:
- a CDS encoding group I truncated hemoglobin → MPESLFERLGGTTGISSIVDEVVAAHMTNPGISARFTPYIEQPERMAAIRQHTIDFFSSGSGGPVTYTGRDMVTTHKGMNISPAEFVHAVDDILMVLDKHKVDDESKKDVLAILWSLKGMVIGQ, encoded by the coding sequence ATGCCAGAAAGTCTGTTTGAACGCCTTGGTGGTACCACAGGTATTTCATCAATTGTTGATGAAGTTGTTGCGGCCCATATGACCAACCCGGGCATCAGTGCCAGGTTTACGCCTTATATCGAACAACCGGAAAGGATGGCAGCCATCAGGCAACACACTATTGATTTTTTTAGCTCAGGTAGCGGTGGTCCTGTAACTTACACAGGCAGGGATATGGTCACAACACACAAAGGCATGAATATAAGTCCGGCTGAATTTGTACACGCAGTTGATGATATCCTGATGGTGCTGGACAAGCATAAAGTAGATGACGAAAGCAAAAAAGATGTGCTGGCTATCCTTTGGTCATTAAAAGGAATGGTTATTGGGCAATAA
- a CDS encoding fasciclin domain-containing protein has product MRNKILTGVAATFFSMIIIAACNNEATQKAPVAVMDTADNPKDSMMVQPEEPKDIVDIVVRSEDHTTLAAALKAAALIDTLKNAGPFTVFAPTNKAFNTLPAGKVDGLLKPEKKAELTKILTYHVVPGNIIAADLKNGQKLTTLEGQVLTVSIKAGKIKINRANIITADLAGKNGVIHVIDAVLIPKK; this is encoded by the coding sequence ATGAGAAATAAAATATTAACAGGCGTAGCCGCCACTTTTTTTTCAATGATCATTATTGCCGCCTGCAATAATGAGGCAACCCAAAAAGCACCAGTTGCTGTTATGGATACAGCGGATAATCCGAAAGACTCCATGATGGTTCAACCAGAAGAACCTAAAGACATCGTTGATATTGTAGTCCGATCCGAAGACCACACAACTTTAGCAGCAGCCCTCAAAGCCGCAGCATTAATAGATACCTTAAAAAATGCAGGACCATTCACTGTATTTGCTCCTACCAATAAGGCATTCAATACTTTACCCGCTGGCAAAGTGGATGGTTTATTAAAACCGGAGAAAAAAGCTGAACTCACAAAAATCCTCACCTATCACGTAGTTCCCGGCAATATAATTGCTGCTGACCTGAAAAATGGCCAGAAGTTAACAACGCTTGAAGGCCAGGTATTGACAGTCAGCATAAAAGCGGGCAAAATAAAAATAAATAGGGCCAATATTATCACAGCTGATCTCGCCGGAAAAAATGGGGTAATCCATGTGATTGATGCGGTACTTATTCCCAAAAAGTAA
- a CDS encoding S9 family peptidase — protein MSRFFIFLLFMVVIVPCYAQAKTNWSPEQSLRMKNISAVVPSPDGTKVLYSVREAVMTVDRSEYINQVYVANADGSNTIQLTQGEKNSGAPQWSPDGQWISFTSDRDGKSNLYIMPVNGGEPRKITDVKKSVDAYKWSYDGSRIAFIQVDAATDDDEKNKKAKNDWYFLDEDYKQSRLYLVWLNENDSTGKNKWKKLTSEYHNVNAFDWSPDGKNIVYSHGKSQKVNDNYYGDISVVDVVTGKSTLLVNTEASESNPLYSPDGKQIVYYSSAIPVDWSGPKHAQVYSFADKKTWRLAATPNEDGIILGWAADGQSILWLEASKTLNSIFQIGIDGKTVKLWSDGQGNLVTTGSINISRTHWGFVSQNTRQPGEAYISGLPSFTPQKVSAIHSGLAGLPVPKTEIVKWKAADGKEIEGLLTYPLNYETGKKYPLILNVHGGPAGVFQQTFIAGNQGTYPIAAFAEKGVFVLRPNPRGSSGYGTAFRTANRRDWGGADYKDLMLGVDYVLKMGVADADRLGVMGWSYGGFMSSWIVGHTDRFKAASIGAPVVDLSFQNLTDDIAGFLPSYMKSEPWNDWAVYDAHSPLRYVQNVKTPVLLQHCEGDQRVPISNGLMFYNALKRRDVPVRMLAMPRQGHGPVEPRMVLKTMQTNLEWFDKYLADKKAF, from the coding sequence ATGTCACGCTTTTTTATTTTCCTGCTATTCATGGTAGTAATTGTCCCTTGCTACGCACAAGCAAAAACCAATTGGAGCCCGGAGCAAAGTTTACGAATGAAGAATATCTCTGCAGTGGTACCATCGCCAGATGGCACCAAAGTATTGTATAGCGTTCGTGAGGCGGTAATGACGGTTGACCGCAGTGAGTATATTAACCAGGTCTATGTAGCGAATGCTGATGGTTCGAACACCATACAACTGACACAGGGCGAGAAGAATTCCGGCGCACCGCAATGGAGTCCCGATGGCCAATGGATCAGTTTTACATCAGACCGCGATGGTAAAAGCAATTTATACATCATGCCTGTAAATGGCGGGGAGCCCCGGAAAATTACAGATGTAAAAAAATCGGTTGATGCCTACAAGTGGAGTTATGATGGCAGCAGGATCGCATTTATCCAGGTAGATGCGGCTACTGATGATGATGAAAAAAATAAGAAGGCAAAGAATGACTGGTATTTCCTGGACGAAGACTATAAACAAAGCCGCTTATACCTGGTATGGTTGAACGAGAACGATAGTACGGGAAAGAATAAATGGAAGAAGCTCACCAGCGAATACCATAATGTGAATGCTTTCGATTGGAGCCCGGATGGAAAAAATATTGTGTACAGCCATGGCAAATCACAGAAAGTAAACGATAACTATTATGGTGATATATCTGTTGTAGATGTAGTTACCGGTAAGTCAACTTTATTGGTCAATACAGAAGCCAGTGAATCAAATCCGTTGTATAGTCCGGATGGCAAACAGATCGTGTATTATAGTTCAGCGATCCCGGTAGATTGGTCAGGCCCCAAGCACGCGCAGGTTTATTCCTTTGCCGACAAGAAAACCTGGCGGCTGGCTGCAACGCCCAACGAAGATGGTATTATTCTGGGATGGGCAGCTGATGGCCAGTCAATTCTCTGGCTGGAAGCCAGTAAAACCCTGAACAGTATTTTCCAGATTGGGATCGATGGCAAAACCGTAAAATTATGGTCCGATGGCCAGGGCAACCTGGTGACAACTGGGTCCATTAATATCAGCAGAACGCATTGGGGTTTTGTTTCACAGAATACCAGGCAACCGGGCGAAGCCTATATCAGTGGCCTGCCTTCTTTTACTCCCCAAAAGGTGAGCGCTATCCATTCAGGGTTAGCCGGATTGCCGGTTCCAAAGACTGAGATCGTGAAATGGAAAGCCGCAGATGGAAAGGAGATTGAAGGACTTCTCACATACCCCCTTAATTATGAAACCGGCAAGAAATATCCGCTTATCCTGAATGTACATGGTGGTCCGGCAGGTGTATTCCAGCAAACCTTTATAGCTGGCAACCAGGGTACATACCCGATCGCAGCCTTCGCGGAAAAAGGCGTTTTTGTATTGCGACCCAACCCACGCGGATCATCGGGTTATGGTACAGCATTCCGGACTGCCAACCGTCGCGATTGGGGCGGGGCTGATTATAAAGACCTGATGCTGGGGGTGGACTATGTTTTGAAAATGGGTGTTGCCGATGCAGATCGCCTGGGTGTGATGGGCTGGAGCTATGGTGGTTTTATGAGCAGCTGGATCGTAGGCCATACCGATCGTTTTAAAGCGGCATCCATTGGTGCCCCGGTGGTGGATCTTTCATTTCAAAACCTGACAGACGATATCGCCGGATTTCTTCCCTCCTATATGAAATCTGAGCCCTGGAATGATTGGGCGGTATATGATGCTCATTCCCCTTTAAGATATGTACAAAATGTGAAAACACCCGTACTCCTGCAGCATTGTGAAGGCGACCAGCGTGTGCCGATAAGTAATGGACTAATGTTCTATAACGCTTTAAAAAGAAGGGATGTCCCGGTGCGAATGCTTGCGATGCCCAGGCAGGGCCATGGCCCGGTTGAGCCCCGCATGGTACTCAAGACCATGCAAACCAACCTGGAATGGTTTGATAAATATTTGGCAGACAAGAAAGCATTTTAG
- a CDS encoding PQQ-dependent dehydrogenase, methanol/ethanol family → MRVILTLIIIMGISTGIAAQVSYQRIANADAEPGNWLTYSGNYAATRYSALNQVNTSNVKRLAPVWIYQLKSAGAPFECTPLVADKIMYISEPPSTVTALDIATGRKIWTYTPEMPKDVKFMGFGPVNRGVALLDNNVYIGTLNAHLVCLDAKSGAIKWNVTVADNKLGYAITCAPVAIDGKIIIGISGGEAGIRGFLDAYNAKTGKLEWRLYTIPGKGEPGNETWQGDSWKTGGAPTWVPGSYDKELNLLYWGIGNPGPDWNGDNRKGDNLYSCSVLAINPTTGKMAWYFQFTPHDTHDWDANQIPVLLDIKIKGIPRKVLATANRNGFYYVLDRKTGEFLAGAAYAKQTWARGLDAKGRPIVIPGKEPTEKGNLVYPSLQGATNWFSPSYSKSAGLFYVSVREMGSLYFKKEVEYKPGEYFMGGGEQLLPGDNASGAVKALDAATGETKWTFRLQSPPWSGVLSTAGGLVFGGSVEGNFFALDAVTGKSKWQFQTGGQIISNPMSFSVNGQQRVAITAGNSLIVFGLIAQ, encoded by the coding sequence ATGAGAGTGATCCTCACCTTGATTATTATAATGGGCATTTCAACAGGAATAGCTGCACAGGTCAGTTACCAGAGGATCGCCAATGCCGATGCTGAACCCGGCAACTGGCTCACCTATTCGGGCAACTATGCAGCTACCCGGTATTCGGCCCTTAACCAGGTCAATACCAGCAATGTGAAACGACTGGCACCCGTTTGGATCTACCAGTTAAAAAGCGCGGGCGCGCCTTTTGAATGTACGCCACTGGTCGCCGATAAGATCATGTATATCTCTGAACCGCCCAGTACAGTTACAGCACTGGATATTGCCACGGGCAGGAAAATCTGGACCTACACGCCCGAGATGCCGAAGGATGTTAAGTTCATGGGCTTCGGTCCGGTTAACCGTGGCGTGGCCCTGCTTGATAACAATGTATACATCGGCACTTTAAATGCACACCTGGTTTGCCTGGATGCAAAATCCGGGGCAATCAAATGGAATGTTACAGTAGCAGATAACAAGCTCGGGTATGCGATTACCTGTGCACCGGTAGCAATCGACGGCAAGATTATCATTGGGATCAGTGGTGGCGAGGCTGGGATCCGTGGATTTTTAGATGCTTACAATGCCAAAACCGGTAAACTCGAATGGCGATTATATACTATTCCCGGTAAGGGCGAACCGGGCAATGAGACCTGGCAGGGCGATAGCTGGAAAACAGGCGGCGCTCCCACCTGGGTTCCGGGTTCATATGACAAGGAACTCAATCTGTTGTATTGGGGCATTGGCAATCCGGGGCCCGACTGGAATGGTGATAACCGGAAAGGCGACAATTTATACAGCTGTTCGGTATTGGCCATCAATCCAACTACCGGCAAAATGGCCTGGTACTTCCAGTTCACCCCGCATGATACCCACGATTGGGATGCCAACCAGATTCCCGTTTTACTGGATATCAAAATAAAAGGGATACCCCGAAAAGTACTGGCCACCGCCAACCGCAACGGGTTTTATTATGTATTGGATCGTAAGACCGGCGAATTTTTAGCAGGTGCGGCTTATGCCAAACAAACCTGGGCAAGGGGATTAGATGCCAAAGGAAGACCCATTGTTATTCCCGGTAAAGAACCCACTGAAAAAGGCAATCTCGTCTACCCGAGTTTGCAGGGCGCCACCAATTGGTTCAGTCCATCTTACAGTAAGAGCGCTGGCTTGTTCTATGTATCCGTGCGCGAAATGGGTTCCCTGTATTTCAAAAAGGAAGTAGAATACAAACCGGGCGAATATTTCATGGGCGGTGGCGAACAATTGTTACCCGGTGATAATGCATCTGGTGCTGTGAAAGCATTGGATGCTGCAACTGGTGAAACAAAATGGACGTTCAGGTTACAATCGCCACCATGGTCGGGAGTTTTATCGACAGCAGGCGGACTGGTTTTTGGTGGATCTGTTGAAGGCAATTTTTTTGCCCTGGATGCTGTAACCGGAAAATCAAAATGGCAGTTTCAGACTGGTGGACAAATCATCTCTAACCCAATGTCTTTTAGTGTGAACGGACAACAAAGGGTGGCGATAACAGCAGGAAATAGTTTGATCGTATTTGGACTTATTGCCCAATAA